From Methanomassiliicoccales archaeon LGM-RCC1, one genomic window encodes:
- a CDS encoding leucine-rich repeat protein encodes MRAYPAIILAALLLMVCPSFMDGTEASETCPDGTVYGYETHGSSHPDYYCVITSAETDESILHLPSVLEGYDVRTLASHAFDGCMFVSAVIPKNLKEIENGAFAGCPLLTDVYFMGDRPVMGDPFPEGVRVHTVPGSTGWTGTEAIDVVTVGGVDYAILPDGAVVTGGIPVDGVLSIRGEVDGVKVVKVDDYSFAGAMREDGTVDRRSDIDRVEMPEGLLSIGQRAFYYNDVKAAPIPETVKDIQDEAFRACHNLESVIFSGNLKYIGFEAFRDCHSIEALDVPSTIGFVGDGAFYICESLESLRLGVDAVPRMFGYCVSLRDVEFGDGVEGIGASSFYQCESLKTVEIPDRVKVIGREAFRDCVSLSSIDLNMAEGIGRMAFRGCESLRTLTVPSDVRLIEGYAFADCTGLQRIDALGMAPKGDDTSFLNVDATVHCKEGAVGSWESSGLGLKVVGDLDEGTDHTLLVAAVIVTLSLIAIGAAYIILKRIR; translated from the coding sequence ATGAGAGCCTATCCGGCGATAATCCTGGCGGCGCTGCTGCTCATGGTCTGCCCATCCTTCATGGACGGGACAGAAGCATCCGAGACATGCCCGGACGGGACCGTCTACGGGTACGAGACGCATGGCAGCAGTCATCCCGACTACTATTGTGTCATAACGTCGGCCGAGACCGACGAGAGCATACTCCATCTGCCGTCGGTTCTGGAAGGATACGACGTGCGCACGCTCGCATCCCATGCATTCGACGGGTGCATGTTCGTATCGGCGGTCATCCCGAAGAATCTCAAGGAGATAGAGAACGGCGCCTTCGCAGGATGCCCGCTCCTGACAGATGTGTACTTCATGGGCGACCGTCCGGTCATGGGCGATCCCTTCCCGGAAGGGGTGAGGGTCCATACGGTCCCCGGTTCCACCGGTTGGACCGGTACGGAGGCCATCGACGTCGTCACCGTCGGCGGAGTGGATTACGCGATCCTTCCCGACGGCGCCGTCGTGACCGGAGGCATCCCAGTCGACGGAGTGCTGTCCATCAGGGGAGAGGTCGACGGCGTCAAGGTTGTGAAGGTGGACGATTATTCCTTCGCCGGGGCCATGAGGGAGGACGGCACGGTCGACAGGAGGTCGGACATCGACAGGGTGGAGATGCCTGAAGGGCTGCTGTCCATCGGACAGAGGGCGTTCTACTACAACGATGTGAAGGCCGCCCCCATACCCGAGACCGTCAAAGACATCCAGGACGAGGCCTTCAGGGCGTGCCACAATCTGGAATCCGTGATATTCTCCGGGAATCTGAAGTACATAGGCTTCGAGGCGTTCCGCGACTGCCATTCCATAGAGGCCCTGGACGTCCCCAGTACAATAGGTTTCGTAGGCGACGGGGCGTTCTACATATGCGAATCGCTGGAATCCCTGAGGCTGGGGGTCGATGCGGTCCCGCGCATGTTCGGATACTGCGTATCGCTGAGGGATGTGGAGTTCGGCGACGGAGTCGAAGGGATAGGGGCGTCGTCGTTCTACCAATGCGAATCCTTGAAGACCGTCGAGATCCCGGACAGGGTGAAGGTGATAGGCAGGGAGGCGTTCCGCGACTGCGTCTCCCTGAGCAGCATCGACCTGAACATGGCCGAGGGCATCGGCAGGATGGCTTTCAGGGGCTGCGAGTCGCTCAGGACGCTGACCGTCCCTTCGGATGTCAGGCTCATAGAGGGCTACGCGTTCGCGGACTGCACAGGGCTGCAGAGGATCGATGCCCTCGGCATGGCGCCGAAGGGCGATGACACCTCGTTCCTGAACGTGGATGCGACGGTCCATTGCAAAGAGGGAGCGGTCGGTTCATGGGAGTCCTCCGGCCTCGGCCTGAAGGTCGTCGGCGATCTGGACGAGGGTACGGACCATACGTTATTGGTCGCAGCGGTCATCGTGACGTTGTCTCTGATAGCGATCGGGGCGGCATACATCATCCTCAAGAGGATTCGCTGA
- a CDS encoding putative DNA binding domain-containing protein — MVELNVVDGRVVDKETEYLEFKNCSSKLSKDFWPTYSSFANTFGGTIFLGIDDDTREVIGIDDPDKIMKEIWDLLNDDNKVSVNLLSPNDISKIAIGGKTVIKVHVPRAERRKRPVYINRSMENGTYKRNGESDYHCSVSELKQLIRDSADSSQDSIPIESMSMDDLDMRSVKSFRERMSGRNPSHPWNDRDDLDFLRLLGACSRDDSGKLYPTLAGLLMFGYDYSIMSQFPNYHLDYLELPKDADNWTYRITSGTGEFNGNIYSFLTEVSNRLLIINDQGKELDGMERVDVSSIVRAERELLVNALIHADYSGFRGIRAEWRFDRFLVRNPGDLRIPYEEMVEGGISDPRNPHIAIMLGLIGFSERAGSGVSDVFSICRKLSLPPPEYKETSDPETVTVNLMLRSWTSSADKEAVILRMMADDPSISIDKISKATGMERSKISRTIGSLKKSGRIDRIGGTRGKWVIIE, encoded by the coding sequence ATGGTCGAATTAAACGTCGTTGACGGCAGAGTCGTCGATAAAGAGACTGAATACCTCGAATTCAAGAATTGCAGCAGTAAACTCTCGAAGGATTTCTGGCCCACTTATTCATCATTCGCCAATACCTTCGGGGGCACAATATTCCTAGGAATCGATGACGACACCCGTGAGGTGATAGGCATTGACGATCCGGATAAAATCATGAAAGAGATCTGGGACCTCCTTAATGATGATAACAAGGTCAGCGTTAACCTGCTGTCTCCGAATGATATCAGCAAAATCGCTATCGGTGGGAAGACCGTCATCAAAGTCCATGTGCCCCGTGCGGAGCGCAGGAAACGCCCCGTCTACATCAACAGGTCCATGGAGAACGGCACGTACAAGAGGAACGGCGAGAGCGATTACCATTGTTCTGTCAGTGAGTTGAAGCAGTTGATCAGGGATTCGGCAGATTCATCCCAGGATTCTATTCCCATCGAGTCCATGTCCATGGACGATCTGGATATGCGGTCCGTCAAATCCTTCAGGGAAAGGATGTCCGGGAGGAATCCTTCGCATCCCTGGAATGATAGGGACGATTTGGACTTCCTCAGACTGTTGGGTGCCTGCTCCAGAGATGATTCCGGCAAGTTATATCCGACGCTTGCAGGGCTTCTCATGTTCGGCTATGACTACAGCATCATGTCCCAGTTCCCGAATTACCATCTCGATTATCTCGAATTGCCCAAGGACGCGGATAATTGGACGTATCGCATAACATCAGGCACAGGAGAGTTCAACGGGAACATCTATTCGTTCCTCACCGAGGTCAGCAACAGACTGCTCATCATCAACGATCAGGGGAAGGAACTGGACGGCATGGAGCGCGTAGACGTCAGCAGCATCGTCAGAGCGGAGAGGGAGCTTCTTGTCAATGCGCTCATCCATGCCGATTACAGCGGTTTCAGAGGCATCAGGGCCGAATGGAGGTTTGACAGGTTCCTTGTCAGGAACCCAGGCGATCTCAGGATCCCCTATGAAGAGATGGTGGAGGGCGGTATCAGCGACCCTCGCAATCCGCATATCGCCATAATGCTGGGGTTGATCGGATTCTCGGAACGTGCGGGGAGCGGTGTGAGCGACGTCTTCTCCATATGCAGAAAACTGAGCCTACCTCCTCCTGAATACAAAGAGACTTCGGATCCAGAAACGGTGACTGTCAACCTCATGCTGAGAAGTTGGACGTCATCAGCAGATAAGGAAGCGGTCATACTCAGGATGATGGCGGACGACCCCTCCATCTCCATAGATAAGATCTCCAAGGCGACTGGGATGGAGAGAAGTAAGATATCACGTACAATCGGTTCCCTGAAGAAATCCGGAAGAATAGACCGCATCGGAGGCACACGTGGGAAATGGGTCATCATCGAGTGA
- a CDS encoding ABC transporter ATP-binding protein — MTDDPPVLRIRGLVKDFDGFRALKGIDLEFGKGLLIGLIGPNGCGKSTMMKCISRIHPQTEGTIEVAGKDVSTMKAAEVAKLVANVPAEAGQTFGISVMDMVMLGRYPFVDRIWWENPEDERITREALRTFGIDHLRRKQVALCSSGERQRALIAKAYVQEPKLMLVDEPTSHLDMKYKLQVMEYLQKMARSEMTVMVAEHDISLMARYCDMCVIMKQGEIVAVGDPKEIITEQLIKDVYEVEARVGLDADGEIYVLPKRYIEGSL; from the coding sequence ATGACGGATGATCCCCCGGTGCTCAGGATAAGGGGTCTGGTCAAGGACTTCGACGGCTTCAGGGCCCTCAAGGGGATTGACCTGGAGTTCGGCAAGGGCTTGCTCATAGGCCTCATAGGCCCCAATGGGTGCGGCAAGTCCACGATGATGAAGTGCATCTCCAGGATCCACCCGCAGACCGAGGGCACCATCGAGGTCGCCGGGAAGGACGTCTCCACGATGAAGGCCGCGGAGGTCGCCAAACTGGTCGCCAACGTCCCCGCGGAAGCCGGACAGACCTTCGGCATAAGCGTCATGGACATGGTCATGCTCGGAAGGTATCCGTTCGTCGACAGGATATGGTGGGAGAATCCCGAGGACGAGAGGATCACCAGGGAGGCCCTGAGGACCTTCGGCATAGACCATCTCAGGAGGAAGCAGGTGGCGCTGTGCTCGTCGGGAGAGAGGCAGCGCGCGCTCATCGCCAAGGCGTACGTCCAGGAGCCCAAGCTCATGCTCGTCGACGAGCCCACCTCGCATCTGGACATGAAGTACAAGCTGCAGGTCATGGAGTACCTCCAGAAGATGGCCCGCTCGGAGATGACGGTCATGGTCGCCGAGCACGACATCTCCCTGATGGCGAGATACTGCGACATGTGCGTGATAATGAAGCAGGGGGAGATCGTGGCCGTGGGGGACCCCAAGGAGATCATAACCGAGCAGCTCATCAAGGACGTGTACGAGGTGGAGGCCAGGGTCGGCCTCGATGCCGACGGGGAGATCTACGTCCTGCCGAAGAGGTACATAGAAGGGTCGCTGTGA
- a CDS encoding iron ABC transporter permease has translation MSKDGLFSQLKKGYRGMKSDLENPDESEIELKKRRFRLIVLFGLFMSVVAFLISISISSGGIIPLSDAIAALFSSIGKAVEGDRNLDMIELYIFNARLPRTIASIAVGAGLAIAGCMYQAIIRNPLVDPYITGVSSGAGCLAMAATALGFSISFLADNTLYIIPVVAIIGGIIAFAITMTVAEGSGGSSVNYILAGTIVGFAFSSVQTIFMSMGKDNLTDVMWWLYGSFANITWENAWIVFIPVIGISVIAMVWAREFNLYSMGEDQAAQLGLNVKRFKRLTMIVASVLTSLCVAFVGIIGFVGLVVPHACRMALGSDHRLIMPASIVIGAMLMLFADLVARTVMSPAELPVGAITAMIGTPVFAYMLMKRGRNYDG, from the coding sequence ATGTCTAAGGATGGGCTTTTCTCTCAGCTTAAGAAGGGATACAGGGGAATGAAATCCGATCTGGAGAATCCGGATGAATCGGAGATCGAACTGAAGAAGAGGCGTTTCAGGCTGATAGTCCTGTTCGGCCTGTTCATGTCGGTGGTGGCGTTCCTGATTTCGATCTCGATCTCGTCGGGCGGTATCATACCGCTGAGCGACGCCATCGCGGCGCTGTTCTCCTCCATCGGGAAGGCGGTCGAAGGCGACAGGAACCTCGACATGATCGAGCTGTACATATTCAACGCAAGGCTTCCCAGGACGATAGCGTCCATCGCCGTCGGCGCGGGCCTGGCGATTGCCGGTTGCATGTACCAGGCCATCATCAGGAACCCTCTGGTCGACCCGTACATCACGGGAGTGTCATCCGGTGCCGGCTGCCTGGCCATGGCTGCCACCGCCCTGGGGTTCAGCATCTCCTTCCTGGCGGACAACACCCTGTACATCATCCCGGTCGTCGCCATCATCGGAGGCATCATAGCATTCGCCATCACCATGACCGTCGCCGAAGGCAGCGGAGGGTCATCGGTCAACTACATCCTCGCCGGAACCATAGTGGGATTCGCATTCTCGTCCGTGCAGACGATATTCATGTCCATGGGCAAGGACAACCTGACCGACGTCATGTGGTGGCTCTACGGCAGCTTCGCGAACATCACATGGGAGAACGCTTGGATAGTCTTCATCCCTGTCATCGGCATATCCGTGATAGCGATGGTGTGGGCGAGGGAGTTCAACCTCTATTCCATGGGGGAGGACCAGGCCGCCCAGCTGGGATTGAATGTCAAGAGGTTCAAGAGGCTGACCATGATAGTGGCGTCCGTGCTGACGTCGCTGTGCGTGGCATTCGTCGGGATCATCGGATTCGTAGGATTGGTGGTGCCGCATGCCTGCCGTATGGCGCTGGGAAGCGACCATCGTCTGATCATGCCCGCCTCGATAGTCATAGGCGCGATGCTCATGCTGTTCGCCGACCTGGTAGCCAGGACGGTCATGTCCCCGGCGGAGCTGCCTGTGGGTGCGATAACGGCGATGATCGGTACGCCCGTGTTCGCCTACATGCTCATGAAGAGGGGGCGCAACTATGACGGATGA